In Fimbriimonadales bacterium, the following are encoded in one genomic region:
- the senB gene encoding selenoneine biosynthesis selenosugar synthase SenB → MRILIVTPAPKGSRHGNRVTATRWANILRELGHSVSVTNQYANNRCDLLIALHARKSYPAIREYKIKYPDKPLIVALTGTDVYQDLSSSEEAKHSLEYADRIVTLQPLAKKALTPEIEKKAIAIFQSAKPVLPKPREKTNVFEVCVLCHLRRVKDPLRAAYAARLLPDESKIRIIHVGKAIEEEYRGEALQEMDRNGRYRWLGEVSHRKALRILARAKLLVVSSVLEGGANVVSEAIVNDVPVISSRIEGSVGILGEDYPGYFQVGDTKKLAESMLRCEKDERFYRDLQFHCSRLRPLFTPGKERDSWKGLLDDLIQARSILAQRVRA, encoded by the coding sequence ATGAGAATTCTCATCGTTACTCCGGCTCCGAAAGGTTCGAGACATGGTAATCGCGTTACAGCCACAAGATGGGCAAATATCTTACGCGAGTTAGGACATAGCGTCTCTGTAACGAATCAGTATGCAAACAATAGATGCGATCTGCTCATCGCTCTCCATGCTCGGAAAAGTTATCCCGCAATTCGAGAATACAAAATAAAATATCCCGATAAGCCATTAATTGTTGCGCTTACGGGGACGGATGTTTATCAGGATTTGTCGTCGAGCGAAGAGGCGAAACACTCTTTAGAATACGCAGACCGCATCGTAACTCTTCAGCCCTTAGCGAAGAAAGCTCTGACACCTGAAATCGAAAAAAAAGCAATAGCGATTTTTCAATCGGCGAAGCCTGTTTTACCGAAACCACGCGAGAAGACAAACGTTTTCGAGGTTTGCGTTTTGTGTCATCTTCGGCGGGTAAAAGACCCTTTGCGTGCCGCATATGCGGCTCGTCTATTACCCGACGAATCGAAAATTCGAATCATCCATGTCGGAAAGGCAATCGAAGAGGAATACCGAGGAGAAGCGTTGCAGGAGATGGACAGAAACGGTCGCTATCGCTGGCTGGGCGAAGTGTCTCACAGAAAAGCGCTTCGAATCTTAGCACGCGCGAAACTGTTAGTGGTCTCTTCGGTCCTAGAAGGGGGGGCTAATGTGGTTTCCGAGGCTATCGTGAACGATGTGCCCGTGATTAGTAGCAGAATCGAGGGAAGCGTGGGAATCTTGGGAGAAGATTATCCCGGTTATTTCCAGGTGGGGGACACGAAAAAGTTAGCGGAGTCGATGTTGCGATGTGAAAAAGACGAAAGGTTTTATCGAGATTTGCAATTTCACTGCTCGCGGCTGCGCCCGCTCTTCACTCCGGGGAAAGAGCGCGATTCATGGAAAGGATTACTGGACGACCTTATTCAGGCACGCTCAATCCTGGCGCAGAGGGTTCGCGCGTGA
- a CDS encoding cytochrome c oxidase subunit 3 family protein, with the protein MTTHQEAIEHHPDELELGHQFEDIEQQTEAYTVGMWVFLVTEIMFFGGLFAAYIVYRALYPEIWYAAHEKLDKVLGGVNTAVLLTSSFTMALAVRSAMLNRWKAQVSYLLATMAFAITFLVIKYFEYKEKFEHHLFPGPNFNFGDPGVPNDKAQMFFNLYFAMTGLHGAHVLIGVIVMIALVIRTINMRNQRQDFIPVELAGLYWHFVDIVWIFLFPLLYLIGR; encoded by the coding sequence ATGACTACTCACCAAGAAGCAATAGAACATCATCCAGACGAACTCGAACTCGGACACCAGTTCGAAGATATCGAGCAACAAACAGAAGCCTACACGGTAGGGATGTGGGTTTTCCTGGTAACGGAAATTATGTTTTTCGGGGGGTTATTCGCCGCATATATCGTATACCGTGCACTGTATCCCGAGATTTGGTACGCCGCTCACGAAAAATTGGACAAGGTTTTGGGAGGCGTCAATACCGCAGTCCTGCTCACCAGCAGTTTCACAATGGCGCTCGCTGTTCGAAGTGCGATGCTCAATCGTTGGAAAGCGCAAGTCAGCTACCTTCTCGCTACGATGGCTTTTGCGATAACCTTCTTGGTCATCAAATATTTCGAATACAAGGAGAAATTCGAGCATCATCTTTTCCCAGGACCGAATTTCAATTTCGGAGACCCTGGCGTCCCGAACGATAAGGCGCAGATGTTTTTCAATCTCTATTTCGCGATGACGGGGCTCCACGGTGCTCACGTCCTCATCGGTGTTATCGTCATGATTGCTCTCGTTATTCGAACGATTAATATGCGAAATCAACGGCAGGATTTCATCCCTGTGGAGTTGGCAGGGTTGTATTGGCACTTCGTAGACATCGTTTGGATCTTCTTATTCCCGTTGTTGTATCTCATAGGTAGGTGA
- a CDS encoding cytochrome C oxidase subunit IV family protein, with protein sequence MQMHIVPVRVYFIVYVLLMILLFVTYWVATMHLGRWNTVVAMLVAMVKTSLVALFFMHLYYSGRLTHVWAAVGFLFLVIMFGLTMNDYITREPSAPGLSVPE encoded by the coding sequence ATGCAAATGCACATTGTTCCGGTTCGCGTTTATTTCATAGTGTATGTTCTTTTGATGATATTGCTTTTTGTTACGTATTGGGTTGCGACGATGCATTTGGGAAGGTGGAACACGGTCGTCGCTATGCTCGTTGCTATGGTGAAAACGTCCTTAGTGGCTCTTTTCTTTATGCATTTGTATTACTCAGGTCGCCTTACACACGTTTGGGCAGCAGTAGGCTTCCTTTTTTTGGTAATCATGTTCGGATTGACGATGAACGACTACATCACGCGCGAACCCTCTGCGCCAGGATTGAGCGTGCCTGAATAA
- the ctaD gene encoding cytochrome c oxidase subunit I: MTEPGGKTVQKNYLNADYSIKSWLFTLDHKRIGILYLLTICVFFAIGGTMAALIRLELLTPKSDFFTSDTYNKLFTLHGVILIFFFLIPSIPAFLGNFLIPLMIGARDVAFPRLNLFSWYIFTLGGLIAFGALVVGGVDTGWTFYTPYSSSFAQTAVTATVAAAFIAGFSSIFTGLNFIVTIHKMRAPGMTWYRLPLFVWAHYATSVIMVLGTPVVAITLFLVGLERVLGIGIFDPAKGGDPILFQHLFWFYSHPAVYIMILPAMGVISELITCFSHRKIFGYEFVAYSSIAIAIIGFLVWGHHLFTSGQSRFASIVFSFLTFLVAIPSAVKIFNWTATLYKGRVRFESPMLFALGFIGLFTIGGLTGLYLASLGMDIPLQDTYFVVAHFHYIMVGGAIMGFLGGLHFWWPKITGRMYPEAFGKLSALVVFIGFNLTFLPQFILGYLGMPRRYASYPEEWQVLHVLSSAGASILTVGYLITATYLIWSVFCGEKAPANPWGAKGLEWQTATPPIPDNFEHRPIVREEAYAYEENVKGAA; encoded by the coding sequence TGTGTGTTTTTCGCCATCGGAGGAACGATGGCGGCACTCATTCGTTTAGAACTGCTCACCCCTAAATCGGACTTTTTTACCTCGGACACCTACAACAAACTTTTCACACTGCATGGCGTAATTCTGATTTTCTTTTTCCTGATTCCATCCATTCCTGCATTTCTCGGAAACTTTTTGATTCCGCTCATGATCGGCGCGAGAGATGTAGCGTTTCCGAGATTGAATCTGTTTAGTTGGTATATCTTTACATTGGGGGGGTTAATTGCATTCGGAGCCCTCGTCGTCGGAGGTGTGGATACGGGTTGGACGTTTTACACTCCTTACAGCAGTAGTTTTGCTCAGACAGCGGTTACCGCAACGGTCGCCGCTGCATTTATCGCAGGGTTTTCCTCGATTTTTACGGGATTGAACTTCATTGTGACGATTCACAAAATGCGTGCGCCCGGAATGACTTGGTATCGGCTTCCGCTCTTTGTCTGGGCGCATTACGCCACGAGCGTAATCATGGTCCTCGGTACGCCGGTAGTTGCGATTACTTTATTTTTAGTCGGGCTGGAACGAGTTCTCGGAATCGGTATTTTTGACCCCGCAAAAGGTGGAGACCCGATTCTATTTCAGCATCTTTTCTGGTTTTACTCCCATCCTGCGGTTTACATCATGATTCTTCCCGCTATGGGCGTTATCAGCGAGTTGATTACCTGCTTTTCGCACAGGAAAATCTTCGGATACGAGTTCGTGGCTTATTCGAGCATTGCCATCGCTATTATCGGTTTTTTAGTTTGGGGACACCATTTGTTTACCAGCGGACAATCCCGATTCGCCAGTATCGTGTTTTCGTTTCTTACCTTTTTAGTTGCTATTCCTTCTGCTGTAAAAATTTTCAACTGGACGGCAACTCTCTATAAAGGGAGAGTGCGCTTCGAATCTCCTATGCTTTTCGCTTTGGGATTCATAGGGCTTTTTACGATTGGCGGACTTACAGGTCTTTACCTCGCTTCGCTCGGAATGGATATTCCATTGCAAGATACTTATTTCGTCGTCGCTCATTTCCACTACATTATGGTTGGGGGGGCGATAATGGGCTTTCTCGGAGGATTGCACTTCTGGTGGCCTAAAATTACGGGTCGCATGTATCCCGAAGCCTTCGGGAAACTCTCCGCTCTCGTCGTGTTCATCGGCTTCAACTTGACCTTCTTGCCACAATTCATTCTCGGTTATTTGGGAATGCCGAGACGATATGCGAGTTACCCTGAAGAATGGCAAGTTTTGCATGTGCTTTCATCGGCAGGAGCTTCGATCTTGACTGTAGGATATCTAATCACTGCGACTTACTTGATTTGGTCCGTCTTCTGCGGTGAAAAAGCTCCCGCCAATCCGTGGGGGGCGAAAGGACTCGAATGGCAAACCGCTACCCCCCCGATTCCCGACAACTTCGAACACCGCCCCATAGTTCGTGAAGAGGCATATGCTTACGAAGAAAATGTGAAAGGTGCTGCGTAA